One stretch of Planctomycetota bacterium DNA includes these proteins:
- a CDS encoding sigma-70 family RNA polymerase sigma factor yields MTASLRDLPDRELVARCARQDDPAAFNELVVRHQERIYAAVRRFCGNDEDACDVVQRAFLNAYRKIGEFKGDAAFSTWLYRIAFNEAVSYRRERRRPAVPLEASDDGVRPGLEPAERIDPAARLESEETQKKVQQALDLLSDEDRQVILLRDLQGHSYEEIAEILGIPKGTVRSRLHRARLELKERLKSFIGTLA; encoded by the coding sequence ATGACGGCGTCCCTCCGGGACCTTCCGGACCGCGAGCTGGTGGCGCGGTGCGCCCGGCAGGACGATCCCGCCGCCTTCAACGAACTGGTCGTCCGCCACCAGGAGAGGATCTACGCGGCCGTCCGGCGGTTCTGCGGCAACGACGAAGACGCCTGCGACGTCGTTCAGCGCGCGTTTCTGAACGCCTATCGAAAGATCGGCGAGTTCAAGGGAGACGCGGCGTTCTCGACGTGGCTCTACCGGATCGCCTTCAACGAGGCGGTCTCCTACCGCCGGGAACGCCGGCGGCCCGCTGTCCCGCTGGAAGCGTCCGATGACGGCGTCCGGCCCGGCCTCGAGCCCGCCGAGCGGATCGATCCCGCCGCGCGCCTGGAGTCCGAGGAAACCCAGAAGAAGGTCCAGCAGGCGCTCGATCTTCTTTCCGACGAGGACCGCCAGGTCATCCTCCTGCGCGATCTCCAGGGGCACTCGTACGAAGAGATCGCGGAGATCCTGGGGATTCCCAAGGGGACGGTGCGCTCCCGGTTGCACCGGGCGCGGCTGGAACTGAAGGAACGGCTCAAGTCGTTTATCGGAACCCTGGCCTGA
- a CDS encoding zf-HC2 domain-containing protein gives MGCAFDKELLTGYYDGELDGAEKAKVERHIAGCSECLRDLGEIRSVSQLVRKLSRPGLPREASEGIARALEGERAARRRDRWRRRLVWSMAAAAGVFLALNVAYFLRVERSGGREDLAPAIGHLQAPEGDETLGKRELPGGLSKLRQEGATRTEPPAAALPPSADRAGTAAPGAPPAPEPPKAAPAPVASSDKGQENLRALAEKGRPAAPEAEEKPAAMRRGATVGGMQRERAGAPAAKEELQAAPAGGVEWTVRAADPARAREQVERALRKVGVAVPETKTAPAPSAPIVVEATAEQLQRIRKELQSESGILLVLAAPEASSARKGAPADARSGADAGGAKSVPSGKADFAAAPARVRLVLHVLAAEPDKK, from the coding sequence ATGGGCTGCGCCTTCGACAAGGAATTGCTCACCGGGTACTACGACGGGGAGCTCGACGGGGCCGAGAAGGCCAAAGTCGAGCGCCACATCGCCGGCTGCTCGGAGTGTCTTCGCGATCTGGGAGAGATCCGGTCGGTGTCGCAGCTCGTCCGCAAGCTGTCGCGGCCGGGCCTGCCCCGGGAGGCGTCGGAGGGGATCGCGCGGGCGCTCGAGGGCGAGCGGGCGGCGCGGCGGCGGGACCGGTGGCGGAGGCGCCTGGTGTGGTCCATGGCCGCCGCGGCCGGCGTTTTCCTCGCCCTCAACGTCGCCTACTTTCTGAGGGTGGAGCGTTCCGGCGGGCGGGAAGACCTGGCGCCCGCGATCGGGCATCTTCAGGCGCCGGAGGGGGACGAAACGCTCGGCAAGAGAGAGCTTCCGGGCGGGCTTTCCAAGCTCCGGCAGGAGGGCGCGACGCGGACCGAGCCTCCGGCGGCGGCGCTCCCGCCCTCCGCGGACCGGGCCGGGACGGCGGCTCCCGGCGCTCCTCCGGCCCCGGAACCTCCCAAGGCGGCGCCGGCGCCGGTCGCCTCGTCGGATAAGGGACAGGAGAACCTGCGCGCCCTTGCGGAAAAGGGACGGCCGGCGGCGCCGGAGGCGGAAGAAAAGCCTGCGGCGATGAGGCGGGGCGCCACCGTCGGCGGAATGCAACGGGAGCGTGCCGGAGCGCCGGCGGCGAAGGAGGAGCTCCAGGCGGCGCCGGCGGGAGGAGTGGAATGGACCGTCCGGGCCGCCGATCCCGCACGCGCCCGGGAGCAGGTCGAGCGGGCGCTTCGGAAGGTCGGGGTCGCCGTCCCGGAGACCAAGACGGCTCCGGCGCCGAGCGCTCCCATCGTCGTGGAGGCGACGGCCGAGCAGCTCCAGCGGATTCGGAAGGAACTCCAGAGCGAGTCGGGGATTCTTCTGGTTCTCGCGGCGCCGGAGGCGTCTTCGGCGCGGAAGGGCGCGCCGGCCGACGCCAGGTCGGGCGCCGACGCGGGCGGCGCGAAGTCGGTTCCGTCCGGGAAGGCCGATTTTGCCGCCGCCCCGGCGCGGGTGCGGCTGGTTCTTCACGTGCTGGCTGCCGAGCCCGACAAAAAATAG
- the yidD gene encoding membrane protein insertion efficiency factor YidD has protein sequence MKTILVALVRAYQILISPWLPPSCRYFPSCSNYMIEAIRKHGAWKGTAYGLRRLLRCAPWGGHGFDPVP, from the coding sequence ATGAAAACGATCCTCGTGGCGCTCGTGCGGGCCTATCAGATCCTCATCTCCCCGTGGCTTCCGCCTTCCTGCCGCTACTTCCCGAGCTGCTCGAACTACATGATCGAGGCGATCCGGAAACACGGAGCCTGGAAGGGAACGGCGTACGGGCTCCGGCGCCTCCTGCGGTGCGCTCCCTGGGGCGGACACGGATTCGACCCCGTGCCGTAA
- the rnpA gene encoding ribonuclease P protein component: MNEGLPRSERLTRQRDIDEVYRRGRRWHGRLLRVHVKGNELAFSRFAVSVPRRLCRAVGRNRWKRLLRESFRRNKAAIGPGLDIVAVPTAPPGHLKRPAVEAALLELIRRHRNR, translated from the coding sequence GTGAACGAAGGGCTCCCCCGGTCCGAGCGGCTCACGCGGCAGAGGGACATCGACGAAGTCTACCGCCGCGGCCGCCGGTGGCACGGCCGCCTCCTGCGCGTGCACGTGAAGGGAAACGAGCTGGCGTTCTCGCGCTTCGCCGTCAGCGTCCCCCGGCGGCTCTGCCGGGCCGTCGGCCGGAACCGCTGGAAGCGGCTGCTGCGCGAATCCTTCCGGCGCAACAAAGCCGCGATCGGCCCGGGCCTCGACATCGTGGCGGTCCCGACGGCCCCTCCGGGCCATCTCAAGCGCCCCGCCGTGGAAGCGGCGCTCCTGGAACTCATCCGCCGACATCGAAACCGATGA
- the lysS gene encoding lysine--tRNA ligase — MSDEREERLKCLETLRGLGVDPFGRRFDGAQPAGEIAARYAELENRPVTAAGRVTALRGFGKAAFLDLRDWTGKIQVHARKDKLADVWPVFENLHIGDWAAFSGPLGKTRTGEITIFAERFTFLTKTLRPLPEKWHGLTDPEARYRQRYLDLIANPEVLRKFLKRTRILSLMRRFLDDRGYVEVETPMMHSIPGGAAARPFKTHHNALDMDLYLRIALEIPLKKLLVGGVQKVYEIGRVFRNEGVDTQHNPEFTLLELYHAFGDLRTMMELVENLVAFLAREIAGGTRVPYGERTIDLTPPWPRKDFGALIREHAGIDPEDLDACRRKLADRGIEVAGLSKPELQDEVFGQFVQPHLQDACFVLQQPIEMTPLCRELPDRPGYADRFEVYAAGFEISNAYTELNDPLEQRRRLVAQAGGDEMAREGKIDEDFLLALEHGMPPAGGIGIGVDRLVMILTDNPSIREVILFPLLREPGKK, encoded by the coding sequence ATGTCCGATGAACGCGAAGAGCGCCTGAAGTGCCTGGAAACCCTGCGCGGCCTGGGGGTGGACCCCTTCGGCCGGCGCTTCGACGGCGCGCAGCCGGCCGGCGAGATCGCGGCCCGGTACGCCGAGCTCGAAAATCGCCCGGTCACCGCCGCCGGACGGGTCACCGCTCTGCGCGGGTTCGGCAAGGCCGCGTTCCTCGATCTGCGGGATTGGACCGGCAAGATCCAGGTCCACGCCCGCAAGGACAAGCTCGCCGACGTCTGGCCGGTCTTCGAAAATCTCCACATCGGCGACTGGGCGGCCTTTTCCGGCCCTCTCGGCAAGACCCGGACCGGCGAAATCACGATCTTCGCCGAGCGTTTCACCTTTCTCACGAAGACCCTCCGGCCGCTTCCCGAAAAGTGGCACGGCCTGACCGACCCCGAGGCCCGCTACCGCCAGCGCTACCTCGATCTCATCGCCAACCCCGAGGTTCTGCGGAAGTTCCTCAAGCGAACCCGCATTCTCTCGCTGATGCGTCGCTTCCTCGACGACCGGGGGTATGTCGAAGTCGAAACGCCGATGATGCATTCGATCCCGGGAGGGGCGGCCGCGCGTCCCTTCAAGACGCATCACAACGCGCTCGACATGGACCTTTACCTCCGCATCGCCCTGGAGATCCCCCTCAAGAAGCTCCTCGTCGGGGGCGTTCAGAAGGTCTACGAAATCGGCCGCGTATTCCGCAACGAAGGCGTGGACACCCAGCACAACCCCGAGTTCACCCTCCTGGAGCTCTATCACGCCTTCGGCGACCTGCGGACGATGATGGAGCTCGTCGAGAACCTCGTGGCTTTCCTGGCGCGGGAGATCGCCGGAGGCACGCGGGTTCCCTACGGGGAGCGGACGATCGACCTGACGCCCCCCTGGCCGCGCAAGGACTTCGGCGCGCTCATCCGGGAACACGCCGGCATCGACCCCGAGGACCTCGACGCCTGCCGCCGGAAACTCGCCGATCGCGGCATCGAAGTCGCCGGGCTCTCCAAGCCCGAGCTTCAGGACGAAGTGTTCGGGCAGTTCGTCCAGCCGCATCTTCAGGACGCCTGTTTCGTCCTCCAGCAGCCCATCGAGATGACCCCGCTCTGCCGCGAGCTGCCCGACCGGCCCGGATACGCCGACCGGTTCGAGGTCTATGCCGCCGGATTCGAGATCTCGAACGCCTACACCGAGCTCAACGACCCCCTCGAGCAGCGCCGGCGGCTCGTCGCCCAGGCCGGCGGCGACGAGATGGCCCGGGAAGGCAAAATCGACGAGGACTTCCTCCTGGCCCTCGAGCACGGCATGCCTCCGGCCGGCGGCATCGGCATCGGCGTGGATCGCCTCGTCATGATCCTGACCGACAACCCTTCGATCCGCGAGGTCATCCTCTTCCCGCTGCTGCGGGAACCGGGGAAGAAGTAG
- a CDS encoding FtsX-like permease family protein: MYKLFMAFRYLRAHRIVYFSIAGVALGIMTLVVVTSIMGGFSRDMRARIRGMLTDIVVSSYDKSLWISQYDEICARISALPHVRGCAPRIEYAAWLGRGSAPRDVVLLGVLPDKERLVGDLARYFAQGTKRAFDFREDSGDVPPHPGLVVGAELPAFGRAGLTTARYGDVPMLLVGDFTVVGTFRSGMTDYDSNYVFMHLADAQRFLKLADPPRVNQLAVAVDDYARHGLDVRRAILDTLHEFRPCSNPESHRFFRCGLFRTQTWEQVRGTLLAAVDVERAIMIIVLFLIVVVAAFNIAAIYTLVVRAKTRDIGILRALGATEQGIVSIFLTSGGLCGVIGSAFGLLLGLLLAHNVNEIQDFVRVVSREMNRMRMEWGGSAWAAGALLAAGAALVANWAVLYKERRPHPWLRIGAAAAAFAGAAWLSTAWVPGYQPVDAYDPRLGPGFRARLVGGTVLAWLLVAGSWRFLDRWRRRPGWIFFGFAATILFSAFLLAIVAALAIALSVTLLRPEPGWRGLELFSPTIYYLDRIPVHVDYRALALIVALTLVVSVIFSIYPALRAAAADPIEAIRDE; the protein is encoded by the coding sequence GTGTACAAGCTCTTCATGGCGTTCCGGTACCTCCGGGCGCACCGGATCGTCTACTTCTCGATCGCGGGCGTCGCGCTCGGGATCATGACGCTCGTGGTCGTCACCTCGATCATGGGCGGCTTTTCCCGCGACATGCGCGCCCGGATCCGGGGGATGCTGACGGACATCGTGGTCTCCTCCTACGACAAGAGCCTGTGGATCTCGCAGTACGACGAGATCTGCGCCCGCATTTCGGCGCTTCCTCACGTGCGGGGCTGCGCGCCCCGGATCGAGTACGCCGCCTGGCTCGGCCGCGGCAGCGCCCCGCGGGACGTCGTCCTCCTGGGCGTCCTGCCGGACAAGGAACGGCTCGTGGGCGACCTCGCCCGGTACTTCGCCCAGGGAACCAAGCGCGCGTTCGACTTTCGGGAAGACTCCGGGGATGTGCCTCCGCACCCGGGCCTGGTCGTGGGGGCGGAACTTCCCGCCTTCGGCCGGGCGGGCCTGACGACCGCCCGCTACGGCGACGTCCCCATGCTGCTGGTCGGCGATTTCACGGTGGTCGGCACCTTCCGCAGCGGCATGACCGATTACGACTCGAACTACGTTTTCATGCACCTGGCCGACGCCCAGAGGTTCCTCAAGCTCGCCGATCCGCCCCGCGTGAATCAGCTCGCCGTGGCCGTGGACGACTACGCCCGGCACGGCCTCGACGTCCGGCGCGCGATTCTGGACACCCTCCACGAGTTCCGTCCGTGTTCCAACCCCGAGTCCCACCGGTTCTTCCGCTGCGGGCTCTTCCGCACGCAGACCTGGGAGCAGGTGCGCGGAACGCTCCTGGCCGCGGTGGACGTGGAGCGGGCGATCATGATCATCGTCCTTTTCCTCATCGTCGTCGTGGCGGCCTTCAACATCGCGGCCATCTACACGCTCGTCGTGCGGGCCAAGACGCGCGACATCGGGATCCTCCGCGCCCTGGGGGCCACCGAGCAGGGCATCGTCTCGATCTTCCTGACGAGCGGAGGGCTCTGCGGGGTGATCGGCTCGGCCTTCGGGCTGCTGTTGGGGCTTCTCCTGGCGCACAACGTCAACGAGATCCAGGATTTCGTCCGCGTCGTCTCGCGGGAGATGAACCGGATGCGGATGGAGTGGGGGGGAAGCGCCTGGGCCGCGGGGGCGCTCCTAGCGGCCGGCGCGGCGCTCGTGGCCAACTGGGCCGTCCTCTACAAGGAGCGGCGGCCCCACCCGTGGCTGCGCATCGGCGCGGCGGCGGCGGCTTTCGCGGGGGCGGCGTGGCTTTCGACCGCCTGGGTGCCGGGCTACCAGCCGGTGGACGCCTACGATCCGCGCCTCGGGCCGGGCTTCCGGGCCAGGCTCGTGGGCGGAACCGTCCTGGCCTGGCTCCTCGTGGCCGGGAGCTGGAGGTTCCTGGACCGCTGGAGGCGCCGTCCCGGCTGGATCTTCTTCGGATTCGCCGCCACGATCCTCTTTTCCGCCTTCCTCCTGGCGATCGTCGCGGCGCTGGCGATCGCCCTTTCGGTGACGCTGCTTCGACCGGAGCCGGGATGGCGGGGGCTGGAGCTTTTCTCGCCCACGATCTACTACCTCGACCGCATCCCGGTCCACGTGGATTACCGGGCCCTCGCCCTGATCGTGGCGCTGACGCTCGTCGTGAGCGTCATCTTCTCCATCTATCCGGCGCTGCGCGCGGCCGCGGCGGACCCCATCGAGGCGATCCGCGATGAATGA
- a CDS encoding ABC transporter ATP-binding protein, protein MNDFLRVEDVVKDYPSGETTLRVLKGVTLSIEPGRITAIVGPSGAGKSTLLHIMGFLDRPTSGDVIYRGRRLSALDRQEQARLRNAHFGFVFQMYHLLPELTALENSLLPLMIREGTGEWLRRRGDHHRRVRELLERLGLGSRLHHLPPQLSGGERQRVAIARALAGDPEIVFCDEPTGNLDAATSREIQKLILDLNRDTGKTFLIVTHDPEVAAMAHRRLRLVDGRFVE, encoded by the coding sequence ATGAATGACTTCCTGCGGGTCGAGGACGTCGTCAAGGACTACCCCAGCGGCGAGACGACGCTGCGCGTCCTCAAGGGCGTGACGCTCTCGATCGAACCGGGCCGGATCACCGCCATCGTGGGCCCGTCGGGCGCGGGGAAATCCACGCTCCTTCACATCATGGGGTTCCTGGACCGGCCGACCTCCGGGGACGTGATCTATCGCGGCCGGCGCCTCTCCGCGCTGGACCGCCAGGAGCAGGCCCGTCTCCGGAACGCTCACTTCGGCTTCGTCTTTCAGATGTACCACCTGCTCCCGGAGCTCACGGCGCTCGAGAACAGTCTTCTTCCCCTCATGATCCGGGAGGGGACGGGGGAATGGCTGCGCCGCCGGGGCGATCACCACCGCCGGGTGCGGGAGCTTCTGGAACGGCTGGGGCTGGGATCGCGCCTGCACCATCTTCCTCCGCAGCTTTCCGGCGGCGAACGCCAGCGGGTGGCCATCGCCCGCGCCCTGGCCGGCGACCCGGAGATCGTCTTCTGCGACGAACCCACGGGGAACCTGGACGCCGCCACGTCGCGCGAGATTCAGAAACTCATCCTCGACCTCAACCGGGATACGGGAAAGACCTTCCTGATCGTCACGCACGATCCCGAAGTCGCCGCGATGGCCCACCGGCGACTGCGCCTGGTGGACGGCCGGTTCGTGGAATAG
- a CDS encoding HD domain-containing phosphohydrolase: MAYIRVVTGPNQGKTFEIQDTPLTIGREESQIIQILDQGVSRAHAEIFRLGELCFVRDLNSTNGTYVNNVRVTEELLKNGDRLLIGTTVLAFVDEAPSAPRRTVEFEEGDKALAGAIELPLGRVAGDAGSRTFGAACEIARALSEAAEPGAAVERTLEVLARALRADAVYLFTADGGFAPAAVVRAPGVAAGEKVSRAILERVRTSGVPLLTADAGQDARFAASESVVLGRIRSVVCVPVFDGSVVEGLLYVHSSRAGAALSSADLELAAAAALQLSLARRAFRDRDRFLRRWAGTAQALVTAMEAALPGGPGHARRTAEVAAALAERMGLSTTEVHRVRLAALLHDAGDLVARHGSRGGAAEPPPEEHVHAGERLLAGIEGADEILPGIRYHHERADGSGFPYRLRNADLPVLARIVIVANAFDEACARGGPGGRGRPVRDVVRELARQGGGLFDEDVLRALLRCYRHGSLAGALSGGPAT; encoded by the coding sequence ATGGCCTACATCCGCGTCGTGACGGGTCCCAACCAGGGCAAAACCTTCGAGATCCAGGATACGCCCCTCACGATCGGGCGGGAGGAGAGCCAGATCATTCAGATCCTCGATCAGGGGGTCTCCCGCGCGCACGCGGAGATTTTCCGCCTCGGGGAGCTTTGCTTCGTCCGCGACCTCAATTCCACCAACGGCACCTACGTCAATAACGTCCGCGTCACCGAGGAGCTTCTGAAGAACGGGGACCGGCTCCTCATCGGGACCACGGTCCTCGCGTTCGTGGACGAAGCCCCTTCCGCCCCGCGCCGCACGGTGGAGTTCGAGGAAGGGGACAAGGCCCTGGCCGGCGCGATCGAGCTTCCCCTGGGGCGCGTCGCCGGAGACGCAGGCTCGCGGACCTTCGGCGCGGCCTGCGAAATCGCGCGGGCGCTTTCCGAGGCCGCGGAGCCCGGCGCCGCCGTGGAACGGACGCTCGAGGTCCTGGCCCGCGCCCTGCGGGCCGATGCCGTCTACCTTTTCACCGCGGACGGAGGATTCGCCCCCGCCGCGGTCGTGCGGGCCCCCGGCGTGGCGGCCGGGGAGAAGGTCAGCCGCGCGATCCTCGAGCGGGTCCGCACGAGCGGGGTTCCCCTGCTGACCGCCGATGCCGGACAGGACGCGCGTTTCGCCGCCTCCGAGAGCGTGGTCCTGGGCCGGATCCGGTCGGTCGTCTGTGTGCCGGTGTTCGATGGGTCGGTCGTGGAGGGGCTCCTCTACGTGCACTCCAGCCGCGCGGGGGCGGCGCTTTCGTCGGCCGACCTCGAGCTGGCCGCCGCGGCCGCGCTGCAACTTTCGCTCGCCCGCCGGGCATTCCGGGATCGGGACCGGTTCCTGCGCCGGTGGGCGGGCACAGCGCAGGCGCTCGTGACGGCCATGGAGGCGGCGCTGCCCGGGGGACCCGGCCACGCCCGCCGGACGGCCGAGGTCGCCGCGGCCCTGGCGGAACGCATGGGCCTGAGCACGACCGAGGTCCACCGCGTCCGCCTGGCCGCGCTCCTGCACGACGCGGGCGACCTGGTGGCCCGCCACGGATCGCGCGGGGGCGCCGCCGAGCCGCCGCCCGAGGAGCATGTGCATGCCGGGGAACGCCTGCTGGCCGGAATCGAAGGAGCGGACGAGATCCTCCCGGGCATCCGGTATCATCACGAGCGCGCCGACGGCAGCGGCTTCCCCTATCGCCTGCGCAACGCCGACCTGCCCGTTCTGGCGCGGATCGTGATCGTGGCCAACGCCTTCGACGAAGCCTGCGCGCGCGGCGGGCCCGGCGGGCGAGGCCGCCCCGTCCGCGACGTCGTCCGTGAGCTGGCCCGCCAGGGCGGCGGCCTTTTCGACGAGGACGTCCTCAGGGCGCTCCTGCGATGCTACCGGCACGGGTCCCTCGCGGGCGCCCTTTCCGGCGGGCCGGCGACATGA
- the nadB gene encoding L-aspartate oxidase, with protein MTVRYLLPFDLAKLPAIEADVLIVGSGSAALRAALEAVRARRKVLIVTKRRRTDCNSFYAQGGIAAALAEQDSPEAHIQDTLRVGCGLSDPEAVEVVIREGAERVRELLEWGAPFDREGRRLSFAREGGHSTARVLHRGDETGAMLERELLRHVRARILEDTFAVDLVTWRGACWGALVWNAKRGLQWVRAARTILATGGLGQVYRETTNPSVATGDGVAMAWRAGAELMDLEFMQFHPTTLYLAGASRALISEAVRGAGAILRDRSGRAFMKDYHPMAEMAPRDVVSRSILRHMVDTRDTQVYLDVRPVKSLPRQFPGLARLCRKFGLDPARDLIPVRPAAHYMIGGIRTDLWGRTSVPNLLACGECAAVGFHGANRLASNSLLECLVFGKRAGFVAAQEAAGPVPEFRLRVGRRDPRGADLDLEDIRNSLRSVMWRYVGIEREAEGLRYAMSSIGFWSGYVLDRTFADPEGWELQNMLVLGRLMALAALRRTESRGVHFRRDYPRTDDRRWRAHLVLRRNGIKRDKI; from the coding sequence ATGACGGTGCGGTATCTGCTGCCCTTCGACCTGGCGAAGCTTCCGGCGATCGAGGCGGACGTGCTCATCGTCGGCAGCGGGTCGGCGGCGCTACGGGCGGCCCTGGAGGCCGTCCGGGCCCGCCGGAAGGTGCTGATCGTCACCAAGCGGCGGCGGACCGACTGCAATTCCTTTTACGCCCAGGGAGGCATCGCCGCCGCTCTGGCGGAGCAGGATTCCCCCGAGGCGCACATCCAGGACACCCTGCGGGTGGGATGCGGCCTTTCGGATCCCGAGGCGGTCGAGGTGGTCATCCGCGAGGGAGCCGAGCGCGTGCGGGAGCTTCTGGAGTGGGGGGCTCCGTTCGACCGCGAAGGCCGGCGACTTTCCTTCGCGCGGGAAGGGGGGCATTCCACGGCGCGGGTGCTCCATCGCGGCGACGAGACGGGCGCGATGCTCGAACGGGAGCTTTTGCGGCATGTCCGGGCGCGCATCCTCGAGGATACGTTCGCCGTGGATCTGGTGACCTGGCGGGGCGCGTGCTGGGGGGCCCTCGTGTGGAATGCCAAGCGCGGCCTCCAGTGGGTCCGGGCCGCCCGCACGATCCTGGCCACCGGCGGATTGGGGCAGGTCTACCGCGAGACGACCAACCCCTCCGTGGCCACCGGAGACGGAGTCGCCATGGCCTGGCGCGCCGGGGCCGAGCTCATGGATCTCGAGTTCATGCAGTTCCATCCGACGACGCTCTACCTCGCGGGCGCCTCCCGCGCGCTCATCAGCGAGGCGGTCCGCGGCGCCGGAGCGATCCTCCGCGACCGCTCCGGACGCGCCTTCATGAAGGATTACCACCCGATGGCGGAGATGGCCCCGCGCGACGTCGTTTCGCGGTCCATCCTCCGGCACATGGTGGACACGCGGGACACGCAGGTGTACCTGGATGTCCGGCCGGTCAAGAGCCTTCCGCGGCAATTCCCGGGTCTGGCCCGCCTGTGCCGGAAGTTCGGCCTGGACCCCGCGCGGGATCTCATTCCCGTGCGGCCCGCCGCGCACTACATGATCGGGGGGATCCGCACGGACCTCTGGGGCCGTACTTCAGTCCCCAATCTCCTGGCGTGCGGCGAATGCGCCGCCGTGGGGTTCCATGGGGCCAATCGGCTGGCGTCGAACTCGCTCCTCGAGTGCCTCGTCTTCGGCAAGCGCGCGGGCTTCGTGGCCGCCCAGGAGGCGGCCGGCCCGGTGCCCGAATTCCGCCTGCGGGTCGGCCGCCGGGATCCGCGAGGCGCGGATCTCGACCTCGAGGACATCCGCAACTCCCTGCGGAGCGTCATGTGGCGTTATGTGGGGATCGAGCGGGAGGCCGAAGGCCTGCGCTACGCCATGAGTTCGATCGGCTTCTGGTCGGGATACGTCCTGGACCGGACGTTCGCCGACCCGGAGGGATGGGAGCTTCAGAACATGCTCGTCCTGGGGCGGCTGATGGCCCTGGCGGCCCTGCGCCGCACGGAGAGCCGCGGGGTCCATTTCCGGCGCGATTATCCCCGCACCGACGACCGCCGCTGGCGGGCTCACCTCGTGCTGCGGCGCAACGGGATCAAGCGGGATAAGATTTAG
- a CDS encoding Glu/Leu/Phe/Val dehydrogenase dimerization domain-containing protein, with product MAETFRRAMTAFEEVNWQYSRAAELLEIPEQHKGIMRNCYRELRVQIILHRDDGRLEEYVGYRVQHNGARGPYKGGIRYHPSVDMDEVRALASLMTWKTALVNIPYGGAKGGVNCDPRQLSERELQEITRTFTRKIDMALGVYRDIPAPDVGTNAKVMGWMMDEYGRRHGYTPAIVTGKPVSLGGSKGREYATGLGVFFITQRACKEFGVPLQGAKVAVQGFGNVGSWTARYLHDAGARIVAVQDAEGTVYNEKGIDLPALLAHARERRSVAGFKGADPIPGAKFFELPCDILIPAALNGVITEENAPRIQARLIVEGANNPINPHADHILAERKIPVVPDILANAGGVTVSYFEWTQNLQQFYWEESEIQKKLETILDRAYQEVSQAARKFNVTFRRAAFMVAIQRVYEAVLLRGI from the coding sequence ATGGCCGAAACCTTCCGGCGCGCGATGACGGCGTTCGAGGAGGTCAACTGGCAGTACTCCCGGGCGGCCGAACTTCTGGAAATCCCGGAGCAGCACAAAGGAATCATGCGCAACTGTTACCGGGAACTTCGCGTCCAGATCATTCTGCACCGGGACGACGGGCGCCTGGAGGAGTACGTGGGCTACCGGGTCCAGCACAACGGCGCCCGCGGTCCCTACAAGGGCGGCATCCGCTACCACCCGAGCGTGGACATGGACGAGGTCCGGGCGCTCGCCTCGCTGATGACGTGGAAGACGGCGCTCGTCAACATCCCCTACGGAGGCGCCAAGGGAGGCGTCAACTGCGACCCACGGCAGCTTTCCGAGCGCGAGCTCCAGGAGATCACCCGCACCTTCACCCGAAAGATCGACATGGCCTTGGGGGTCTACCGGGACATTCCCGCGCCCGACGTGGGCACCAACGCCAAGGTCATGGGCTGGATGATGGACGAGTACGGACGCCGCCACGGCTACACCCCGGCGATCGTGACGGGGAAGCCCGTCTCCCTCGGCGGTTCCAAGGGCCGGGAATACGCCACGGGCCTGGGCGTCTTTTTCATCACCCAGCGGGCCTGCAAGGAGTTCGGCGTGCCTCTCCAGGGGGCCAAAGTGGCCGTCCAGGGATTCGGCAACGTCGGTTCCTGGACGGCGCGGTACCTGCATGACGCGGGCGCGCGGATCGTGGCCGTGCAGGACGCCGAGGGAACGGTCTACAACGAGAAAGGGATCGACCTTCCGGCGCTTCTGGCGCACGCGCGCGAGCGCCGGAGCGTGGCCGGCTTCAAAGGGGCCGATCCGATTCCCGGCGCGAAGTTCTTCGAGCTGCCCTGCGACATTCTCATTCCGGCGGCCTTGAACGGGGTGATCACCGAGGAAAACGCCCCGCGGATCCAGGCGCGCCTCATCGTGGAAGGAGCCAACAACCCCATCAATCCGCACGCCGATCACATTCTGGCGGAGCGGAAAATTCCCGTGGTGCCCGACATTCTGGCCAACGCCGGCGGCGTCACGGTTTCCTACTTCGAGTGGACCCAGAACCTCCAGCAGTTCTACTGGGAGGAAAGCGAGATCCAGAAGAAGCTCGAGACGATTCTGGACCGGGCCTACCAGGAGGTGTCGCAGGCCGCCCGCAAGTTCAACGTGACCTTCCGCAGGGCCGCCTTCATGGTGGCCATTCAGAGGGTCTACGAGGCGGTGCTCCTGCGGGGAATCTGA